One window from the genome of Diorhabda sublineata isolate icDioSubl1.1 chromosome 10, icDioSubl1.1, whole genome shotgun sequence encodes:
- the LOC130449953 gene encoding uncharacterized protein LOC130449953: protein MFHVIILLLVQMIVFSSAQILSVENADGSYSIGLWNSEGQGSTADAVLGLLSLAAGWTPTSLKYPDPNVVSIVPSLEYVLKSIRQPIEEGLKNLLLIKNNNKNVVIFVYRVVLLILDFLKYYIGSSDATVYKWLEKKHSN, encoded by the exons atgtttcacgtCATCATTTTGCTATTG gTTCAAATGATAGTTTTTAGTTCTGCTCAAATTTTGAGCGTTGAAAATGCAGACGGATCTTATTCTATTGGTTTATGGAATTCGGAAGGGCAGGGTAGTACTGCCGATGCCGTATTGGGGTTGTTATCGTTGGCTGCAGGATGGACGCCGACGTCGCTTAAATATCCCGATCCTAACGTCGTGTCTATTGTACCAAGTTTAGAATATGTATTGAAATCTATTAGGCAACCGATAGAAGAaggattgaaaaatttacttttaattaaaaataataataaaaatgttgtgaTTTTCGTTTACAGGGTGGTTTTGTTAATTTTggatttcttaaaatattatattggaTCGTCTGACGCGACAGTATATAAATGGTTGGAGAAAAAACATTCGAATtag